The DNA region TTTAGAACGCGTTCAAGATCCCGAAGCCTTTGTCGCCATCGCCCAAAGCCTATTTTCCCAACCCGATGCCGAAGGTTACGATATCTTCCATCTCAAAGACAATCGAGTCATCGAGCGCTATTCTCGACCGCAGCGACTCGGATCGCAAATTATGGGGCGAGTGTGTTGTTTTCGCGATATTACCGAACGCTGTCAGGCAGAAGAAGCCCTGCGGCTAGGGGAAGAACGTTTCCAGATCCTATCTAAAGCCACTAAGGATGTGATTTGGGATTGGAATTTAGTCACAAACGAGATTTGGTGGAATCAAGGCGTCGAACACCTCCTGCATTACTCCCCAGCAACCACCAAGCTTGACGTTGAATGGTGGTATCAATGCTTGCACCCCGAAGATCGACAACGAGTGATTGAGGGCGTGCAAAATGCCATCGACACAGGAAAACAATTTTGGGCCGTTGAATACCGTTTTCTCCGCAGCGATGGGATCTACCTGCACATCTACGATCGCAGTTATCTGATGCGCGACGATACCGGAAAACCCGTGCGGATGCTAGGGGGAATGACAGATGTTAGCGATCTTAAGCGAACGGAATTAGCCTTACGAGAAAGCGAAGCTAGGCTCAAGTTGGGGATGGAAATCGCCCGCATGGGTTGGTGGGATTGGGATATTACCAGCGATCGCTGTTTTTATTCCGAACAAGCTAGAGTCGTTTTTGGCCTGCCTCCTGGCAATTATCATGCCAGCTACCGCGATTTTATCGATTGCGTTCATCCAGAGGATCGCGAGGGTGCGATCGCCGCAATTCACCAGGCGGTTGAAGCAGGAATGAGCTATAACATCGAATTCCGAACGATTTGGCCCGATGGCACTCAACACTGGATTAATACGAAAACGAAGGTCTATTGCGACGAACAGGGTAAAGCCGTTCAGATCGTAGGTTTATCAATGGATATTACCGAACGCAAGCACATTGAAGAAACCATCCGCTATCAAGCCAACTACGATCAATTAACGGGTTTGCCCAATCGCAAACAGTTTAGCGAACGGTTGCTAGCCGCCCTAGAAAAAGCCGAACGCGATCGATCGAGGCTGGCTGTACTGTTTTTGGATTTAGACCGCTTTAAGAATATCAACGATACCCTAGGTCATGCTGCTGGCGATCGCTTGTTACAAAGCATGAGCGAACGAGTTAAAAATTGCCTGCGTTCCACAGATATGATGGCCCGTTGGGGCGGAGATGAATTTACAATTCTCATTCCTGAAATTCACAGTGCGGAAGACCCTGCTAAAATTTCCCAGAGAATTCTTGATTCCTTGAAATATGCCTTTAATTTAGAAGGACATCAACTGCATATTAGTAATAGTATCGGGATTGCGATTTATCCCCAAGATGGCATGGATGCTGAAACGCTTCTGAGAAATGCTGATGCAGCCTTATATATTGCCAAAGAACAAGGACGCAATAACTATCAGTTTTATACTTCAGTTATTAATTCTCAAGCTGCTGAATTTTTAAGCTTAGAAAACGAACTGCATCAAGCTTTGAAACGCCAAGAATTTGTGCTTCTCTATCAACCCCAAATTAACATTGTCACGGGTGAAGTTATCGGTATGGAAGCGCTGATTCGCTGGCAACATCCGCAATTTGGGTTAGTTTCGCCCGATAAGTTTATTCCCCTAGCAGAACAAACTGGGTTAATTATACCGATTGGCGAATGGGTTTTACAAACAGCTTGTCAGCAAAATAAGGCTTGGCAAGATGCCGGTTTACCTGGCGTTAGAGTTGGGGTAAATTTATCCGCCCGCCAATTTCAGCAACCCAATCTGATTGAAATGGTTGCCAATATCTTATCGGAAACAGGGTTAAGTCCTGAATATTTAGATTTGGAAATTACGGAAAGTCTCAGCATGAAGAATGTAGACTTAACTCAAAAAATACTCACAGACTTATACAATCGAGGATTGCATCTATCTATTGATGATTTTGGAACGGGGTATTCTTCGCTGCGCTATCTCAAGCAGTTTCCTTGTCATACGCTGAAAATCGATCGCTCGTTTGTCCAAGGTTTAAGCAACGATTCTAAGGATGCTTCTATTATTAAGGTGATTATTGCATTGGGCAGAGAATTGAATTTAGAACTCGTCGCAGAAGGCGTAGAAACGGAAGAGCAAAAGAATTTATTACATCAAATGCAATGTCAATATATGCAAGGATATTTATTCAGTCGCCCTCTGAATCGTCGAGAAGCAACTCAATTTCAAGAGCGCCTATTTAGAGTTGCCAGTTAACCGCTATGAATTGAGCGGGTTAATGTCTTAGAGGGGCAGAAAACTAGATAACAAAAAGGAACGCAACCGCTAAAGCAGTGAGGATATTGATGAGTAGAGTTCTGCTGGAACGCCCCAATTCTTGATAAGCATTGCAGGCGACTGGGGAGAGGGTGGCTTAGACCGCTTAATTCTTAACGATCGCGATCGCAAGTCTCAATGATAGAATGAAGACGAGAAAGTGGGAGAATTTCCACAGAACAAGAAAATTCAGCTTTCCAATCTGCGAATGCTGGAGATTCACTCTAGAGATAGGCGAAATAGGTAGCCCCTGCCTCTATCCTCAAAGTGAGGGGAATGATCCTATCGGCGATTAAGTTGAGAGTTATGCAAACCAACTCGGAAATCACGGCACCCACACCTAGAATTCGAGATATTGCCAATGCATTTCGCGTGACAGGTTGGGCAAGTTTCTGGATACAGTTGGGGCTACTCGCTGTATCAAGTATTGCCTTGCTATTTGCCACAACCGGACAAAACTTTGCCGAAGGTGCAATTACCGGATTAGGGATTGGCATCTTCTGGGGCGTTTGTGGCATTGTGTTATTAGGGTTTGCTCTATTTCTGGCGTTGCGCTATACCCAAATTGCGAATCGACTGTTAGGTCAGGATGCAAAAATCCGCCCGAAAAAAGCAGATACCATTCGCTTATTACAAATTGGCTTAATGGCTAGTTTAGCCGGAATCTTACTCAGTCTATTTGGGGCGGGTTCTGCGGTTGGCGTGCTGGTGGCAAAAACCGTTTCTCAACCCCCTGGCGTGGCGATTACCGATCCCAATAAAATTGTACGGGCGCTCGATGTGTTTGTGGTGGTCGCCAATATTTGCGGCGTTACCGGACATTATGTCGGAACAGTTGCAGCCTTATGGTTATTAAAGCGCGTTCCCGACTAAACGGCATGGGTCTTTCGGGTACGGTTTCGAGTTATCCCGATCCAGAGTAGCGCAGCTAGAGCGATCGCCCCCAAGATTGCCGTTATTAAAATCGTTGAGTTATCCGCCTGACGAACTGCGATCGCAATATAGGCCCAAACAAACACCAATGTAAAGGCAATATCCGCCTGTTGAATCGCTAAGATACCCGCGATCGCAACTCCTATAACCAGCATAATCGCAGTCCACCCCGTTTCCCCAATTCCCCAACCCCGCCAGCCGGACATATACAGCGCTGACGCCACATTCACAATCGTTGCCACAGAAATCCAGGCAAGATAGACACTAAAAGGAATATCGGCGAACCATTTACGCTGGCGCGATCGCACCGGATGGGTCTTTAATTGAAGATATACCCCAATTAACGGCAACAGAATCGCTAACATCACTAACACAGAAAGCCAAAACTGTTGGACGGTAAACAGATACACCCAGAGAATTTGAGCCACACAAGCCGCAATCAAAAAAATATTAACCCAACGCAGGGTTGAGTTTTGGCGCTGGCTGGGGAGAAACTGATAAACCCCATAGGCAATTAACCCCAAATAAATTAAGCCCCAAATCGAAAAGGCATAACTCGCCGGGATAATTTGCACGCCAGCTAGGATCGTATTGGCAATTTCGCCAATATTTGACCCCCCTGGCGGCGAGAAATTTGACCAAACATTAAAACCTAGCGTTGCCAGAATCGCGGCTATCGTTGCTAGCGATAGGAAAAGACCCGAAGGAGATGCTTTCATACTTAATGGTACGTTTATTTCCGATCTTGCCTTGCGATTGCACCCGCGATCGCCTGTCGAAAGGATAATATCAAGCGTGCAACCAGCGATACAACGCCTTATCAGGCGAAGCAATTTCAGCAATCGAAGTATAGTAGTAATCTTGCCATCCCCACTCCGGCAACCCTGCAAACACCATTAGATTCAGGGGATATTGTTCGCTATCGGTACAGCGGCGCAAGTCATCGCGGAATAGGAAAATCGTTTTATGCAGCGCGATCGCCATTCCCAACTCTACCATCACCCCCTCATCTGGGGGCGTCCCATTGACGATCGCAAAAATCCCATCGCAGTTTTGCACATCTTTAAAATCTGCCTGCGCCACGCGATACGCCCAACCCGGTTGAGCAACATTCACCGCGTTATTGCGGGCGAACGGTTCCCAAACCTCCGCACCCACTGCAACTAGCGCCTGTTGAATGGGGGGAAGCAGCAAAGCCTTCTGCTGGGCAGAAAAGCCATAGGGATTAGCCAGATAAAGCGTTTTCCTCACCTGAACCTCCAGCAATCGGACTTGCCGCTATTTTAGCGAGATTGGCTCAACTCAGCGTGCGTCGCAGCGCCGGGATACGAGCAACCACCAGAAAATCAAGCACCAATATCAACACCAGCGAGAAACCCAACAGGGGAAACGCCAAACCCAACACCGCCACAATTGCCAGCGGCACCTTGATCGGCGATCGCGCTGGGGCACCCAAACGACCCGACGGGCGACGTTTCCACCACATCACCGCCCCGCTAACACATAGCAAAATGGTAATTAAACACGCCAACAACATCAACAATTGATTGGGCAAACCAAAATATAGACCCATGTGAATCGCAATCCCCATCGACACCGCCTTGGGTACCCAGCCGTAATCTTGCCAACCCACTTGCGCCAACACTTCACCGCTGTATTGATCGATGTGCATCGTCACTTCCTGAGTCGGGTTGCTAGCAGGGGCAGCCACCGTATAAACGCCCGTTTCGCCTTGAGGCAAGCTAATGTTAAAACCGGGAGAAATGCCTTCTACTTGGGCAATGGCGATGATTTGGTCTAGATCGACCGTTGCATGGGTTTCGGCGATCGCGCCAGAATGAGCATGATGACCCGATTGCGGCATCGGTAGCATTTCCGCCGCCCAAGGAACGGAATGTTCGCCGTGTTGGTTCAGCGTTCCCGTTAGTACCGTTGATTGAGGCACATTTTGCCACTTTTGATCCGGAAAACGCGCCCACACATTGGCAAACGTCGCGCCCCAAAAACCCGTCCACGGCAAGCCAGTCAGAATCAAAAATCCCACCAGCAACAGACCATAGAAACCGGGAACGGCGTGTAAATCTCGCCAAAACACCCGTCCATCGGGATTCCCAAGGCGCGGGATTAACGTTCCCGCCCAACGAAAACGACCGCGCGGCAACCATAAATATAACCCGCTCAATAGCAGCACCAATCCCCAACAGGCCGCCAATTCAATTAGGTAGTCTCCCCAGCGCCCGATCATCAACTCTCCGTGTAGCTTCAGGGCGATCGCGCTGAGGGTGCGGGCTTCATTGCGATCGCCTAAAATTTGTCCCGTATGCGGGTTAACAAAGACCATCCAATTCTCGCCATCGCCCGTCAAGATTTGTACTTCTGTACTGCGGTTAGCCGCAACTGCCGGGAAGACTCGCGTTACAGCCGCTTCGGGATACGCTTGTTTAACGGTCTCCACCTGTTGAGTATAGGAAACCGTTTCAGCCGTGGGTTGCACAAATAACAAAGGGCGATAGATCGCAGCATCGAGTTGAGGCTTAAACAGATAAATAATGCCAGTCGTTGCCAGCATTAACAAAAAGGGAATCACGAAAAGTCCGGCGTAGAAATGCCAGCGCCATACCGCCCGATACAGCAGATTTTTCCCGGTTTCTAAGGCGGGTTCGGTATCAATACCTGAAGAAAAAGGTGGTGTCATGGCAATCGGTGCTGAGTTCAGTAGAAGGACTTGAACGATCGAGGGGAGTTTCTGTTGGGCTTCCTAACCGAATAGCTACGTAAATTTTGCTTAAAAGTCAAAAGACAATTTGTCGAAGATAAGCCTTATGATTCTGTGACGGCATCCGGTTCTTGCGCTTGCTTTTCCACCCGATGCAGGCTGGGTAGCAGCGAACCGACTAACCCCAGGGCGAGGATACAAACCGCCGATAGCGTATAGACAAACGCAATTCCGCTACCTGTTTCGCTACCGAATAAACGACCAAAAATTGGGGCTAACGCCCCCCCCGGTTGCATTGCGGGTTCAAAGATAAAATCGGCAATCGGGCCAGCAATTAAACTGGCAAATGTGCCAACAATGGTGCCAATGGCTTGATCGGCGGCAAAAACGCGCCCTTGGGCATGGCTGGGAATTGCGGCATACCAGATAGCATTGGTGGAACTAAAGGCGAGGGGCAGATGTAGCGAGGCAAAAAATTGCGCCCCCATCCACAAGGGCGGTACGCGACCGACACCCAAGGCTATTTTACTCAAACCAATTCCCATAAAGCCGACTAACATCCCCCGGACTCGGCTGCGAAATCCGCCCCAAATGCCGAGGGCGATCGCGCCAATTGCACCCCCAACGCCAGCGGCGGTGACAACTGCCCCCAAAACTTGGGCATCTCCTCCACTCCGGGCAAGGATGACGGGTTGATAAAGGGTTTCGCCGAGTTGTTGGAAAAACCAAAATAGGGAAAAGGTGAGTGTTAGCACCCATAAATTCGGTCGGGAGAAAATATACCGAAAGCCCCAAACCACCTTTTGCACAATTGATTCGGGTTGGCTGGTTTCGGCGTCGGCGGGTGGGGGTTGGGGAATTCTGCGCCAAATGAGGGTAGCCACTGCGATCGCAAAGGTGGCAACATCAATCAAAATAATCCCCAATAAGCCAATTTGCGGATACAAACTCCCGGCTAAGGCGGGGGCAAAAATGGCAGAAGCGTAAGTGACTAAGGAAGCGAGGCTGCTGACGCGGGTGTAATGCTCGGAGGAGACAATTAAGGGGATGGCGGTGGAATAGGCGAGATTTTGAATGGGCCCAAAACACCCATAAACAGCCGCTAAACCGTAGAGATGCCAGACGCGCAAGGTATCGGTGGCATACAGCAAGCCGACTATCAGCGTACACAAGACGATGCAAGTATCGCTGAAAATCATTAAATGCTTGCGGTTAAACCGATCGGCGAGCAACCCGGCAAAGAGGGTGACAAAAATTTGGGGAAGCTGAAAGAAGAAGCTAAATAAGGCGATCGCCGTTGCTGCCCCAGTCAACTCCCACACCCAGAGGGTGAGGGCAAATTGAGTCATGGCGCTGCCAATGGCAGAGACGAATTGACCGCTCCAGATGATTAGAAATCCACGCACGGTAATATTTAGAAAAAAGGATGTAGCTGTACTCAGTAAGGTTTAGGACAGACTGAACTGCTAAAAGGATGAGACTTACTCAGCACTCAGCACTCAGCACTTCGCTATAGTTAGGGCGAGAGTATTTGCTCCTCAATTTCCTGGAGATAAACTTCTGCCCCCAAGGGACCGGGATAGGCTAAACAACTATAAGCACTGGCAAAATAGACGCGGTTGTTTTGACTGGCTTTGAGCGATTGGGCGATCGCGTTATTCTCCCAGTCTTGTTGAATTTGTTGTAACTGCGATCGCTCGAAGTCCTGAGTTTGGGGTGCATTGCGGCTAAAGTCGTAACCCAACAATAAAACAGAATCGGCGGGAAGCTGGGGCAGTTTTTCAAGCGATAAATTGGGACTTCCCGTTGGCGAGTTGGGGGGTAAAACCAACTCAAATCCAATATTTTCCAGTAGAGAACCGCAGGATGTGGTATTCCCTTCAACGCGCAAGCCGCGATCGAGTTGATTACCGACTAAGACTAAGATGCGAGAGCGTTCTTGAATTGCGGCGGCTAGATTTTGCCGAACTTGGGCGATTCGTTGTTGATGTTGAGCGATCGCGTTTTGAGCCAGTTCGCGGCGATCGGCGATCTGGGCAATTTTCTGTAAATTCTCTTGCCAGTCGTTACCCACACCGTAGGGCAAAATCAAGGTTGGGGCTATTTGAGACAGCAGCGCATACTCCTGTTGATTCATCTCCAGGGTTGCCAGAATTAAGTCTGGCTTGAGTTGAACGATCGCTTCTAAAGAAGGATCGGGAGAAGTGCCAACATAACGAATCGGTTGGGTAATGCGATCGCCAAGTAAAGGAATCTGTTCGCGAGGATTATCTAGCGTATCGGATTGAAACTTCACCAAATCGGCATAACCGACGGGCTGCAAATCCAATACCAGCAAGAGTTCTAACAAACTGGGGGAAAGGGCAACAATCCGCTGGGGAGGTTGACAAATTTGCGTTTCTCCCAGGGAGTGTTGGATCTGCTGACACTCTGCTGCGGCTGAGGGGGGTTGAGTGTCCCTAGTCCGATCTTGACAGGCGGTTAACACTAAGAGGGCTAAGGGGACGATCCACCTCAAACGCGACTTTCTCCTCAAAACCTTTCTCCTGGCTTAAAACTGAACGGTGATGGAACCGAGGACGGTAAACGGTTCGCCGGGATTAATGTTAGCGTTTCTCAGGGTGCTGGCTGACTCAATGTAGTTGACATCAAAGATATTCTTGAAGTTTAAAGCGAGTTGCCAGTTGTTGCGCCGATAGTAAATGGCGGCATTGGTGAGAAAGTAGCTATCGAGTTTAAAGCTATTGGGTAAACCTCCTTGGCGATCGCCTACAAAGTTAAATCCCACCCCAAATCCTAACCCTTGGAGATCGCCTTGCTGAATTTCGTAGGTTGTCCACAACCCGGCGCTATGTTTGGGGATATTCGCCAGTCGGCTACCTTCAAAGTCGGGGTTGGTGTCTCTGGTGACTTTGGCATCGTTATAGGTGTAGAAGCCAATTACATTCCAACCCGGTACAATTTCTCCGGTGACATCCAATTCCACGCCGCGACTGCGCTGTCTGCCGGTGGGAATCACAAAACCCAGGTTGGGGAAGTCGGGGTCGGCAACGGCGACATTTTGTTTGGTAATGTCAAAGTAAGCCAGGGTGGCAATCAATCGCCGATCGAAGAGTTCTGTTTTGACCCCTACTTCATATCCTTCGCCTTTTTCCGGTTCTAGGGAACTTCCCGTCGCCGTGGTTCCCAAGTTTGGCGTGAAGGATCGCGAATAGCTGGCGTAGAGGGAGACGTTTTCAACGGGTTTGTAAACTAAACCCAAGCGGGGGGTAAAGGCGTCATCGCTTTGGTTATCGCGATCGCCTGCTAAAGGTCGCGTTTCGCGGTCGATATTGTCATAGCGCAAACCCGCTAAGAAGATCAATCGCTCGTCAAAGAAGGATAGTTGATCTTGCAGATAAACCCCGATCCGATTCACGCGCCGAGAATAGCTGCTACCTAACGGTTCTAGGTCATCCCGGTTGGGTCTGCGGTTTTGCCCGTAGATGGGATCGAAAATGTTAATGGTGGTGGGGTTGGAGAAGTCGAGAAACGCTAGATAGTCTTCTTCGTAGCGGTTCAAATCGACCCCAAATAAGAGGGTATGTCCGACGGGGCCTGTGTTAAATTCGCCAACGGCGTTGGTTTGCAGGGTAAAGGAACGATCTTCTGAACTTTGTTGAGCAAAAATTCGGGAGACATCTCCAGTCTCTTCGTCAATTAAAAAGGGTGCAGAGGTGAAGTTGTAGTCGTATTGATAATACTGGTAGCGGAAGGCGTTGCGAATTTTCCAGTTGTCGCTGAAGCGATGCTCGAAGTCGTAACCCGTGCTGAGATAATCGTTTTGGGTGATATCGTCGGGTTCGTTGGCGATGCGATCGCGCGGGACGTTAACTGGGCGGTTGCCAATGGCGAATAATCCCGGATCGACGGGACGCTTTTCGTTAAGGTAGTCTAGAGACACGCTGAAGTCGGTGCGATCGCTGATATTCCAGGTAATGATGGGGGCGATCGCAAATCGTCGGATCTTTTGGTCGTAGTCTCGGAAGCTTTCCCCTTGGCTGTAAATGGCGTTGATCCGATACAGGACGTTCCCTTCTTCGGTTAGCGGCCCGGAAAAGTCTAAACGCGGTCGGACAAAGTTACGGTTGCCAATTTGCAATTCGGCTTCATAAAAGGGTTCCCGTAGGGGTCGTTTCCCGACGAGGTTGATAATTCCCCCCGGTTGAATATCGCCGTAGAGGATAGACGCGGGCCCTTTTAAGACTTCAATGCGTTGGAGGGTTCCGACTTCGGCGAGGGGTTGTTCGCCATACAACCGAAAGCCGTTTTGGACGATGGGTGCGTTTTCAAAGCCGCGCAAGCTAAAATCGTAACCCCGACTCCCGGAAGTTCCGCCAAAGGAAACGCCGCTGACGTTGCGTAAGGCTTCTTCGAGGCGTACCACTTGCTGATCTTGGATGACGCGCTGGGGAACGACTTGGATCGCTTGCGGCGTATCGATAATCGGGGTATCGGTACGAGTTCCGGTGGTGGCGTTGGGGACGAGGTAGCGTTCGCCTGATTGCGGGGTGGTAATCAGAACTTCGATTTCTTCTTGTCCCGGTTCAATGGCAGGCGGGGGTTGTGGGGAAGGCTGCGTTGCGGTTGGGGAGTCGGTCGCCGCTGCAAGAACCACTTGACCGTTGCGATCGCTAACTGCGACGGTGGGTAATTCGGTGGTGCCAACAATCGTAATTCTGACTGAATTGGGCGATTGTTGAACGGCGTTAACGCTGGCTATTCCGGGCGCGGGTTCCCGTTGCTCAAAGCTTTGACCTGTAGGTAGCCGCAATTGGCTATTGACAATATCGACAAACCATGTTGTCCCAAAGCTCCCGGTAAAGGTTTGGGGAATAGCGGTTGAGTCGGTCTGGAGGATGACTTCTAGACCTTGAGTTGTGGGTTGGATGGTAACACCCGCGATCTCGATCGTTTGGGCGATCGCGGGTGCTGCGATTAGTGCAAGAGTTGCGTTCGCCAGCAAAAGACTGGGAACTCGGTATAGTCCGTTCAAACTGATTCTCACTCCCTCACCTGATATGGATAGATCGAGTTACCCGATCTTTAGAAAATTATTGAAAAATACTATCATTAATTTGATTTTTGAAAATCATTATTGCTAATTTTTCGATTCAAATTGGGGCGATCGCCGCTGTTCAGTTAGGCTGCTCGCCCTTATCCCTGGGTGAATAAGGCAAAATGAGAAAAGCGATCGCCCCTAGCCCTGGTCGATCTTCGCCTGACTCTAACTGATAATAACTTTCACTGAAAACAGTAACTTTTACAGCAAACGGTATTCTTTTGCAAGCCTGCTGTCCTCCCAAATGAAGGTTAGTTTTAATACTCCAATCACCCCAACAGACACTTACTGAAGGCATCTGTTGGGATCGGGTTGAAGCCTAGGCTTCTAACACCACATTGGTCAGCATCGTATTCATTTTGTTCACCGATTCCACGTATTCCCGTTGGGGAATCGACTCGCCCACAATTCCGGCCCCCGCATTGAGATAAATTTCGCTACCGTATTGGTAAACCGAGCGGATCGCGATCGCCATATCTGCCAACCCCTGACTATCCACCCAACCAATACTCCCGGCATAGATCCCGCGCGGTTCATCTTCCAAGCGATCGATCCACTCCAGCGCCTGCGACTTATCGATCCCCGACACCGTAATTCCCGGAAACAGCACCGTCAGCGCATCCCATAGCGTCTTACCCGCGCGTAACTGACCCCCCACCCGCGAGGACAAGTGCTGCACGCAGCGATACTTCTTCACCTCCATAAAATTGAACACCCGCACCGTTTCCGGCAGACAGAACGAATCGAGTTCGCTTTGGGCCAACCAAATCGATAGCGCGTGTTCCTTCACCTCCTTCGCATCCCTAAACAGTTCGTCATACAGGCGCGCATCATCCTCAGCGCGATCGCTGCGGGGTCGAGTTCCCGCCAAGGGGTTTGTAATCACGGTTCGATCTGCGTGGACTTCCAT from Desertifilum tharense IPPAS B-1220 includes:
- a CDS encoding TonB-dependent siderophore receptor, which gives rise to MNGLYRVPSLLLANATLALIAAPAIAQTIEIAGVTIQPTTQGLEVILQTDSTAIPQTFTGSFGTTWFVDIVNSQLRLPTGQSFEQREPAPGIASVNAVQQSPNSVRITIVGTTELPTVAVSDRNGQVVLAAATDSPTATQPSPQPPPAIEPGQEEIEVLITTPQSGERYLVPNATTGTRTDTPIIDTPQAIQVVPQRVIQDQQVVRLEEALRNVSGVSFGGTSGSRGYDFSLRGFENAPIVQNGFRLYGEQPLAEVGTLQRIEVLKGPASILYGDIQPGGIINLVGKRPLREPFYEAELQIGNRNFVRPRLDFSGPLTEEGNVLYRINAIYSQGESFRDYDQKIRRFAIAPIITWNISDRTDFSVSLDYLNEKRPVDPGLFAIGNRPVNVPRDRIANEPDDITQNDYLSTGYDFEHRFSDNWKIRNAFRYQYYQYDYNFTSAPFLIDEETGDVSRIFAQQSSEDRSFTLQTNAVGEFNTGPVGHTLLFGVDLNRYEEDYLAFLDFSNPTTINIFDPIYGQNRRPNRDDLEPLGSSYSRRVNRIGVYLQDQLSFFDERLIFLAGLRYDNIDRETRPLAGDRDNQSDDAFTPRLGLVYKPVENVSLYASYSRSFTPNLGTTATGSSLEPEKGEGYEVGVKTELFDRRLIATLAYFDITKQNVAVADPDFPNLGFVIPTGRQRSRGVELDVTGEIVPGWNVIGFYTYNDAKVTRDTNPDFEGSRLANIPKHSAGLWTTYEIQQGDLQGLGFGVGFNFVGDRQGGLPNSFKLDSYFLTNAAIYYRRNNWQLALNFKNIFDVNYIESASTLRNANINPGEPFTVLGSITVQF